In Deinococcus fonticola, the DNA window GGCGCATCTATAGGGTAGAAGCGCACCTGATCGGTGGTCACGCGCAGGTACGTGCCGCTCTCGGTGGTGTCCGTGCCGTAATCTTCACCAATCCCTTCAATCCAGTACTCGGCCCGCAACCCGTAGGCGGGCAGGTCACGCATGGCGGGCGGGTAACTGTCGTCCACCATCAGGCGCAGTTTGTTGCGCCAGCCACGCAGGGCCGCCAGTTGATTGAACTGGTGCTGCTTCAAAATGTGGCCCGCGAAGCGGTTGCTGTAGGTGTTCGTGCGCCGCTCGGCGTCGGTTAGGACGCACACTTCCCGCCACGCCTGCTTAAAAGGCTGCCGAACCTGCAATTCCTCCAGCCGGTCGCGCCACGCCAGGACTTCCTCGACGGTACGCCCAATCGGGTGCCAGAGCTTGATGACGGACTCCGGCTGGACGGCCACGGGTTCGCCGTTCAGGTCACGCAGGTCACCGTCGGCCCAGAACGCGGGAACGCCGTCCACCAGCCAGATCAAGCGCCGCGCCACCGTTCCGGCCAGTGGGTGGTTCAGGTAACGTTCCAGCCAGCTTTCCCCCCGCCACTCGCGGGGTTGGATCATCAGGCTGTCCAGGCGTTGCGCCAGGGCGGACGCGGCCTGTTCCGCCTCCTTCTGCGCGACCTTCAGTTCCTTCAAGTCGTCGGCAAAGTCCTTTTTCACGGCGGCGGGCACGCTTTTCAACACCTTTCCGCCCTTGCTGAAGGTCAGTTTCGCGCCGTCCGCATCCACGCTCAGGCGGGCCTCGGCGTCGCCCAGCACCTCCACCCGTTCGCCCACCGTCTGCATACCCAGGGTGGGCACGCCCATGTCCAGCAACTCGTCCGGGCTGATGTTCAGGCGCTTCGAGACGACCTCCAGCGCCTTCTGCACTTCCTTCAGTGTTCCCTTGAAGGTCACCGTGGTACTGAGCCGCGCCAGGGCGGACAGGGCCACTTCACTGTCGATCTGCCCCAGCGCGTACACCGCCGCGTTCGCCACTTTCGGTTCGCGCGGCCCTACACCCGGCACTTTCTTCAACGCGGACTCCACCACGCCCGGCAGCAACCGCGTCAGGGCCGAGTCCGCCACCAGCGGCACCATCCACAACAAACCCTTCAGCGACAGGGCATTGAAGTTATCCAGCACCAAGTTTGGGTCAGGGCCGTACTGGGCAGGTTGAAGGGCAAACGTGCGCGGCCTGGACAGGAGCGGCAGACTAACCGCGAGCACCGCCCGAAAGTTCCCCGCGCCCACCGCGTCAAGGTGCTTCTGGGCTTCCTTGAGCCACTTCGCCGAGGGTTTCCCTGCCGAGGCGGAACGCGCAAAGGCCGCCAGCGCAGGCCACGGCGCACGCTCCGCGTCGGGCAAGGCGTCCAGTTTGGCAAGGAATGCATCCGACCACGCCTCACCGGGGTTGAGTTCGGGGCGCATGGGAAGCCCAGTCATGGCTTCCCCATACTTTGATAGCCGGATAACAGTGAGTGCCTTCGGCGAAATTTCTCCTTGCACGGCTCTCTGATTCAGTTTCTCCTGAAGGGCCAGCGTGGAGGGATCGACTTCCCACTTGCCGGCTCTCCACTGCGCGGCGTATGACAAAAATGGACTTCCACGCATGGACACGATCTGGTCAAACTGCTCCCATTCTTTCCCGCCCTCTAATGTGCCAAGGAGGGAATGAATGATCCCGATGTGATGGCTGAA includes these proteins:
- a CDS encoding DUF4132 domain-containing protein; this translates as MTGLPMRPELNPGEAWSDAFLAKLDALPDAERAPWPALAAFARSASAGKPSAKWLKEAQKHLDAVGAGNFRAVLAVSLPLLSRPRTFALQPAQYGPDPNLVLDNFNALSLKGLLWMVPLVADSALTRLLPGVVESALKKVPGVGPREPKVANAAVYALGQIDSEVALSALARLSTTVTFKGTLKEVQKALEVVSKRLNISPDELLDMGVPTLGMQTVGERVEVLGDAEARLSVDADGAKLTFSKGGKVLKSVPAAVKKDFADDLKELKVAQKEAEQAASALAQRLDSLMIQPREWRGESWLERYLNHPLAGTVARRLIWLVDGVPAFWADGDLRDLNGEPVAVQPESVIKLWHPIGRTVEEVLAWRDRLEELQVRQPFKQAWREVCVLTDAERRTNTYSNRFAGHILKQHQFNQLAALRGWRNKLRLMVDDSYPPAMRDLPAYGLRAEYWIEGIGEDYGTDTTESGTYLRVTTDQVRFYPIDAPENHAHAGGGGYSMWVNQTQQPVNPLVLADIPPLVLSEILRDVDLFVGVASVGNDPTWQDGGPGGRFREYWHSYSFGELNETAKTRAEYLKRLIPRLNIKDRLELDGKFLRVRGDVRAYKIHLGSSNILMEPNDQYLCIVPDRSSPGGKNDGPDVNFDGDRVLSLVLSKAFLLADDTGITDPVILQQLKR